One Streptomyces sp. NBC_01217 genomic region harbors:
- the rplQ gene encoding 50S ribosomal protein L17 produces MPKPAKGARLGGSAAHEKLLLINLAKSLFEHGRITTTEAKARRLRPVAERFITKAKKGDIHNRRLVLQSITDKGIVHTLFTEIAPRYENRPGGYTRITKIGNRRGDNAPMAVIELVEALTVAQQATGEAEAATKRAVKEDALKKEEAPAESAEVVEDAKPVEAEAPAAEAKDA; encoded by the coding sequence ATGCCGAAGCCCGCCAAGGGTGCCCGTCTGGGCGGCAGCGCTGCGCACGAGAAGCTTCTTCTCATCAACCTCGCGAAGTCGCTGTTCGAGCACGGCCGCATCACCACGACCGAGGCCAAGGCCCGCCGCCTGCGTCCGGTCGCCGAGCGTTTCATCACCAAGGCGAAGAAGGGCGACATCCACAACCGTCGCCTGGTGCTGCAGTCGATCACGGACAAGGGCATCGTGCACACGCTCTTCACCGAGATCGCCCCGCGGTACGAGAACCGCCCCGGTGGTTACACCCGCATCACCAAGATCGGCAACCGTCGTGGCGACAACGCCCCGATGGCGGTCATCGAGCTGGTCGAGGCGCTGACCGTGGCCCAGCAGGCCACCGGTGAGGCCGAGGCCGCGACCAAGCGTGCGGTCAAGGAAGACGCCCTCAAGAAGGAAGAGGCCCCGGCCGAGTCCGCCGAGGTCGTCGAGGACGCCAAGCCGGTCGAGGCCGAGGCGCCCGCCGCGGAAGCCAAGGACGCCTGA
- a CDS encoding DNA-directed RNA polymerase subunit alpha translates to MLIAQRPSLTEEVVDEFRSRFVIEPLEPGFGYTLGNSLRRTLLSSIPGAAVTSIRIDGVLHEFTTVPGVKEDVTDLILNIKQLVVSSEHDEPVVMYLRKQGPGLVTAADIAPPAGVEVHNPDLVLATLNGKGKLEMELTVERGRGYVSAVQNKQVGQEIGRIPVDSIYSPVLKVTYKVEATRVEQRTDFDKLIVDVETKQAMRPRDAMASAGKTLVELFGLARELNIDAEGIDMGPSPTDAALAADLALPIEELELTVRSYNCLKREGIHSVGELVARSEADLLDIRNFGAKSIDEVKAKLAGMGLALKDSPPGFDPTAAADAFGADDDADAGFVETEQY, encoded by the coding sequence ATGCTTATCGCTCAGCGTCCGTCGCTGACCGAAGAGGTCGTTGACGAGTTCCGCTCCCGGTTCGTCATCGAGCCGCTGGAGCCGGGCTTCGGCTACACCCTCGGCAACTCTCTTCGCCGTACGCTCCTCTCCTCGATCCCCGGCGCTGCTGTCACCAGCATCCGGATCGACGGTGTCCTGCACGAGTTCACCACCGTGCCGGGCGTCAAGGAGGACGTCACCGACCTCATCCTCAACATCAAGCAGCTGGTCGTCTCCTCGGAGCACGACGAGCCGGTCGTGATGTACCTGCGCAAGCAGGGCCCCGGCCTGGTCACGGCTGCTGACATCGCCCCGCCGGCCGGTGTCGAGGTCCACAACCCGGACCTGGTCCTGGCCACGCTGAACGGCAAGGGCAAGCTGGAGATGGAGCTGACCGTCGAGCGCGGTCGCGGCTACGTCTCCGCCGTGCAGAACAAGCAGGTGGGCCAGGAGATCGGCCGTATCCCGGTCGACTCCATCTACTCGCCGGTGCTCAAGGTCACCTACAAGGTCGAGGCGACCCGTGTCGAGCAGCGCACCGACTTCGACAAGCTGATCGTCGACGTCGAGACCAAGCAGGCCATGCGTCCGCGTGACGCCATGGCTTCGGCCGGTAAGACCCTGGTCGAGCTGTTCGGTCTGGCGCGCGAGCTCAACATCGACGCCGAGGGCATCGACATGGGCCCGTCCCCGACGGACGCCGCGCTCGCTGCCGATCTGGCGCTGCCGATCGAGGAGCTGGAGCTCACGGTCCGTTCGTACAACTGCCTCAAGCGCGAGGGCATCCACTCCGTGGGTGAGCTCGTGGCTCGTTCCGAGGCCGACCTGCTCGACATCCGCAACTTCGGTGCGAAGTCGATCGACGAGGTCAAGGCGAAGCTGGCCGGTATGGGCCTTGCGCTCAAGGACAGCCCGCCCGGATTCGACCCGACGGCCGCGGCCGACGCGTTCGGCGCGGATGACGACGCGGATGCCGGGTTCGTGGAGACCGAGCAGTACTGA
- the truA gene encoding tRNA pseudouridine(38-40) synthase TruA: protein MSDEVEPGFVRVRLDLAYDGKDFSGWAKQTARRTVQGEIEDALRTVTRSSRTYDLTVAGRTDAGVHARGQVAHVDLPDEVWAEHSEKLLRRMAGRMAPDVRIWRIAEAPAGFNARFSALWRRYAYRVADRPGGVDPLVRGHVLWHDRPLDVDAMNEAAARMVGEHDFAAYCKKREGATTIRTLQKLSWVRDEASGILTATVQADAFCHNMVRALIGAALFVGDGRRPAAWPAQVLAARVRDPGVHVVRPHGLTLEEVAYPADELLAARSKEARNVRTLPGDGCC, encoded by the coding sequence GTGAGTGACGAAGTAGAGCCCGGCTTCGTACGGGTGCGGCTGGACCTGGCGTACGACGGCAAGGACTTCTCCGGCTGGGCCAAGCAGACCGCCAGGCGGACCGTCCAGGGGGAGATCGAGGACGCGCTGCGGACCGTGACGCGGTCCTCGCGTACGTACGACCTGACGGTCGCCGGGCGCACGGACGCCGGGGTGCACGCCCGGGGTCAGGTCGCCCACGTCGATCTGCCGGACGAGGTGTGGGCCGAGCACTCGGAGAAGCTGCTGCGGCGGATGGCCGGGCGGATGGCGCCCGATGTACGGATCTGGCGGATCGCCGAGGCTCCGGCCGGGTTCAACGCCCGGTTCTCGGCGCTGTGGCGTCGCTACGCGTACCGCGTCGCCGACCGTCCCGGCGGGGTGGATCCGCTGGTACGTGGTCATGTGCTGTGGCACGACCGGCCGTTGGACGTCGACGCCATGAACGAGGCTGCGGCGCGGATGGTCGGGGAGCACGACTTCGCCGCGTACTGCAAGAAGCGCGAGGGCGCGACGACCATCCGTACGCTGCAGAAGCTGAGTTGGGTACGTGACGAGGCGTCGGGGATCCTGACGGCGACCGTGCAGGCCGACGCGTTCTGCCACAACATGGTGCGGGCGCTGATCGGCGCGGCGCTGTTCGTCGGGGATGGGCGCCGACCGGCCGCGTGGCCCGCGCAGGTGCTGGCGGCACGGGTGCGGGACCCCGGGGTGCATGTGGTGCGGCCCCATGGGCTGACTCTGGAGGAAGTGGCGTACCCGGCCGATGAGTTGCTGGCCGCCCGCTCCAAGGAGGCGCGCAATGTGCGGACGCTTCCCGGTGACGGTTGCTGCTGA